GACGCTGGTGCAGGCGGGCAATGAGATCGCGAAGACGTTGGGGTTGGCGGCGGGGCGTTATCACATCATTGATGAGAAGTTCTCGAACACGTTCAAGGAGATGTTCACGCAGCTGACGGGGAACCCGCATCTGTCGAAGGAAGAGATTGATGCGCGGTCGTGGGGAGACACGTTGGCCGACAACCAGTTCAACCAGGTCCGCCACACCGACTACAGCGCCGAATCGTTCCAGAATGCCTTCACCCATAACGGCAGGAACATCGAGGTGATCGAGGCGGTGGGCCCGGCAGCGTTGGGCAACAACGGTCCGATACCGGGGATCCCGCGGCAGTGGAACACCGGCGCTGCCGAGCGGGCGGCGGAGATCATGAATGGTCGAGGTGGGGGCGATAAGTGAGTGGTCTCGGTGATTTCGTCGACAAAGTCGGCGACGCGGTCGAGCACGGCGTCGAATCGGTCACGCAGACCCGCATTCCGCGTAATTCTGGTCGCCTGGAGCCGCGATTTGGGTCCTGAACTGCGTGGACATGGGTGAGTGCGCCGGGAGACCGTGTCTCTAGGCGTGGGTGTCGGTGCTGGTCAGGGGGTTGGGGTGAGTTCGATGATCTGCTTGGGTGCAGGGATGTCGAGCTTGGCGAGTAGGTCGCGTTGGGGCTTGGTGGGTTCGGTGGTTCGGCGGAAGGTGCCGGTGGGGCCGGTGAAGGTGCCGACGTGGAGGCGGTCGAGTTCGCGGCGGGCATTGAACCAGGTTGTGCCGGTGGTGGTTTCGGTGATGCGGATGAGCAGCAGCGCGAGCCAGCAGAGGATGACGTGGGCGCGGATGCGTTCCTCGAGGCGGTGGTAGACCGGTCGCAGGTCGAGGACCTGTTTCATGTCGCGCCAGCCGCGTTCGACTTCGAGGAGCTGCTTGTATCCCAGGGCGATGTCTTCGGCAGACAGTTTCGGGTCGCTGCAGCGCAGCAGGTACTTGCCGTCGCGAAACAGCGCAAGCTGTGGTGGGAGGGCGCCGACGCGATGCACAAAGCATCGGGTGTGCTCGACAGCTGGTACCACGAGGTCACCGCGGCACAGACGAAAGCAGCCGATGCGATCGCGAGATGGGAAGCGGCCGATACCGAGGAAACCACGAGGAAGAACCAGTGGAACACCCTGTCCGATGAGCAGAAACGCAAGACACCCCTGACCGACACGTGGACCTCGATCCGCAACGAGGCCCGCGAGATCCTGCGCGGCGCACGCTCACAGCGCGACAACGCGGCGAACTCGGCCGCGGCGGCGTTGGCGGCGGCGACCGAGGCCGCCCCGACCGAGCCGCCGTTCACCGAACGCTGGTCGGACAATCTCTCGGACCTGTCCGGGGCGGTCGATCAGGCGAAGCTGAACTTCACCTCCGGACTGCTGACCAGTTTTACCGGGATCGTGCAGTTCGTACGCCAGGTCAGCCCGATGGACCCCTACAACCTCACCCATCCGGCCGAATACCTGTCGGGGATGTCGGATCTGGGCACCGGGCTGGTGGTCGCGGCTGCTGATCCCGGGGCGACGGTGTCTTCGATCCTGTCCGGTGCGCGCAAGAACCCGTCGGAATTCCTGGGCTCGCTGACCGGTGACCTGATCACCACCGTCGGCACCGGAGGGGCCGGTGCGGCCAAACCCGCGCTGTCGGCGCTGGACAAGATCGGTGACGTCTCGAAGGTCGGCAAAACTACCCACGCCGTG
The DNA window shown above is from Nocardia sp. NBC_01730 and carries:
- a CDS encoding putative T7SS-secreted protein; this translates as MHKASGVLDSWYHEVTAAQTKAADAIARWEAADTEETTRKNQWNTLSDEQKRKTPLTDTWTSIRNEAREILRGARSQRDNAANSAAAALAAATEAAPTEPPFTERWSDNLSDLSGAVDQAKLNFTSGLLTSFTGIVQFVRQVSPMDPYNLTHPAEYLSGMSDLGTGLVVAAADPGATVSSILSGARKNPSEFLGSLTGDLITTVGTGGAGAAKPALSALDKIGDVSKVGKTTHAVTSAAEHAPHTTPHTPSSTPRDPHSLVGRPRTGHTSERTPDNGSAVTNLDREPPEHHRTGHTTTRDNRVADATGTDQPAT